From Granulicella sp. WH15, the proteins below share one genomic window:
- the dnaN gene encoding DNA polymerase III subunit beta yields the protein MTTTTTTETPETSTSASVPTGNLEITVSRAELLRELTAAQSVVERKTTIPILSNFLFETTTEGEGGGRLTISATDLDQSLRTSCPAKVKKAGACTIPARKLFDYIKLLPEGEISIKLMDNHWVQIRAGRSNTKMVGMARANFPQIPEFPVTGAYKVSVASLKNMISKTIFAISNEESRYTLNGALLVLKAESMAMVATDGHRLAHVEKHGEVLEGISGEKKTLIPRKALAELSSLLGSSDAETLDFADDESTLFFRVGGRVLTSRKLTGQFPNYEAVLPRDNNKFVIVRSEDLMACIQRVAQFADERSGAIKIRLEQNELKLSSSSTDSGESEDSIETPYNYDALVVGFNSQYLIDFLKAIGNTGEVRLEFKDAQSAGQMRPEDGNEDVKYRYILMPMRI from the coding sequence TTGACGACCACGACCACGACCGAGACCCCCGAGACCTCTACCTCCGCATCTGTCCCGACCGGCAACCTCGAAATCACGGTCTCCCGCGCCGAGCTGCTGCGCGAGCTGACCGCGGCCCAGTCGGTCGTCGAGCGCAAGACCACCATCCCGATCCTGTCGAACTTCCTGTTTGAGACGACGACCGAGGGTGAGGGCGGCGGTCGCCTGACCATCTCGGCCACGGATCTGGACCAGAGCCTGCGCACGAGCTGCCCGGCCAAGGTGAAGAAGGCCGGTGCCTGCACGATCCCGGCGCGCAAGCTCTTCGACTACATCAAGCTGCTGCCAGAGGGCGAGATATCCATCAAGCTGATGGACAACCACTGGGTCCAGATCCGCGCGGGCCGCTCGAACACCAAAATGGTGGGCATGGCGCGCGCCAACTTCCCCCAGATCCCCGAGTTTCCGGTCACGGGTGCTTATAAGGTTTCGGTTGCGTCGCTTAAGAACATGATCTCGAAGACCATCTTCGCCATCTCGAACGAGGAGAGCCGCTACACACTCAACGGCGCGCTGCTGGTCCTGAAGGCGGAGTCGATGGCTATGGTGGCGACCGACGGCCATCGCCTGGCGCACGTGGAGAAGCATGGCGAGGTGCTCGAGGGCATCTCCGGCGAGAAGAAGACGCTGATCCCGCGCAAGGCGCTTGCGGAGCTGTCGTCGCTGCTGGGCTCGAGCGATGCTGAGACGCTGGACTTCGCCGATGATGAGTCCACACTCTTCTTCCGCGTGGGTGGCCGTGTTCTGACCAGCCGCAAGCTCACCGGCCAGTTCCCCAACTACGAGGCCGTGCTGCCGCGCGACAACAACAAGTTCGTCATCGTCCGCTCGGAAGACCTGATGGCCTGCATCCAGCGTGTGGCGCAGTTTGCCGACGAGCGTTCGGGCGCGATCAAGATTCGTCTGGAGCAGAACGAGTTGAAGCTCTCCAGCTCCTCCACCGACTCGGGCGAGTCCGAGGACTCTATCGAGACGCCGTACAACTACGACGCGCTGGTCGTGGGCTTCAACTCGCAGTACCTGATCGACTTCCTGAAGGCCATCGGCAACACGGGAGAGGTTCGGCTGGAGTTCAAGGACGCCCAATCGGCTGGCCAGATGCGGCCTGAAGACGGCAACGAAGACGTAAAGTACCGCTACATCCTGATGCCCATGCGCATCTGA
- a CDS encoding DHA2 family efflux MFS transporter permease subunit → MADLEHDSNWRPKANPWLIAATVALAAFMEVLDTSIANVALPHIAGNLGASTDQGTWVLTSYLVSNAIILPVGGWASSVIGRRNFFMTCIVIFTIASFLCGIAPSLPILLICRVIQGIGGGGLQPMAQAIMADSFEEKKRGQAFALYGLVAVLAPSIGPTLGGWITDNYSWRWIFYINIPVGILALILTQRLVQDPPWIKADRDNLRRLDYIGLTLLSLAMGGLQIMLDKGEENDWFASSFIRFFGVMFVVGMIGLIWWEWRHKAPLMNLKLFKFKNFAICCFLMMLVGGVLNAATVLQPQFLQQLLGYTATNAGMALTAGGVALVIVMPLAGIATGKFAARNLAALGFTAFACAYYWVSTHVTLDMSFGQAQFLRVLQMVPIPFCFISITNAAYVGLPREASNQVSGLINFARNVGGSIFIAVTGALVTNRSLFHQNRLADHMQFGSQPFQQAVTMFKGYLGGGAAGEQAGQAMIYQQLNQQATAQGYVDVYRMLAWMSCLMVLLAFLLSKNKPGEGMPKGEAVH, encoded by the coding sequence TTGGCCGATCTGGAACATGACAGCAACTGGCGACCGAAGGCGAATCCCTGGCTGATCGCCGCAACGGTCGCGCTGGCCGCGTTCATGGAGGTGCTCGACACCTCGATCGCCAACGTCGCGCTACCGCATATCGCGGGCAACCTGGGTGCCTCCACAGACCAGGGAACCTGGGTCCTGACCAGCTATCTGGTCTCGAATGCCATCATTCTGCCGGTGGGCGGATGGGCGTCCTCGGTCATCGGCCGCCGCAACTTCTTCATGACCTGCATCGTGATCTTCACGATTGCCAGCTTCCTCTGCGGCATCGCACCCTCGCTGCCGATCCTGCTCATCTGCCGCGTCATCCAGGGCATCGGCGGCGGCGGCCTGCAACCCATGGCGCAGGCCATCATGGCCGACAGCTTCGAGGAGAAGAAGCGCGGCCAGGCCTTCGCGCTGTATGGCCTCGTCGCCGTGCTCGCGCCCTCCATCGGGCCCACGCTGGGCGGCTGGATCACCGATAACTACTCCTGGCGCTGGATCTTCTACATCAACATCCCGGTCGGCATCCTGGCGCTGATCCTGACGCAGCGGCTGGTGCAGGACCCGCCCTGGATCAAGGCCGACCGCGACAACCTGCGGCGGCTGGACTACATCGGCCTCACCCTGCTGAGCCTCGCCATGGGCGGCCTCCAGATCATGCTGGACAAGGGCGAGGAGAATGACTGGTTCGCTTCCAGCTTCATCCGGTTCTTCGGAGTGATGTTCGTCGTGGGCATGATCGGACTGATCTGGTGGGAGTGGCGGCATAAGGCCCCGCTAATGAACCTGAAGCTCTTCAAGTTCAAGAACTTCGCCATCTGCTGCTTCCTGATGATGCTGGTGGGCGGCGTCCTGAACGCCGCGACCGTGTTGCAGCCGCAGTTCCTGCAACAACTGCTGGGCTACACCGCCACCAACGCGGGCATGGCCCTGACGGCAGGCGGCGTGGCGCTGGTGATCGTGATGCCGCTGGCAGGCATAGCGACGGGTAAGTTCGCCGCGCGTAATCTGGCCGCGTTGGGCTTTACGGCCTTTGCCTGCGCGTACTACTGGGTCTCCACTCACGTGACGCTGGATATGAGCTTCGGCCAGGCGCAGTTTCTGCGCGTGTTGCAGATGGTGCCGATCCCGTTCTGCTTCATCTCGATCACGAACGCGGCCTACGTGGGGCTGCCGCGCGAGGCCTCGAACCAGGTCTCGGGTCTCATCAACTTCGCGCGCAACGTGGGCGGCAGCATCTTTATCGCGGTGACGGGCGCGCTGGTCACCAACCGCTCGCTCTTCCACCAGAACCGACTGGCCGACCACATGCAGTTCGGCAGCCAGCCCTTCCAACAGGCGGTGACGATGTTCAAGGGCTATCTGGGCGGCGGCGCGGCGGGCGAACAGGCGGGGCAGGCGATGATCTATCAGCAACTGAACCAGCAGGCCACCGCGCAGGGCTACGTGGACGTCTACCGGATGCTGGCCTGGATGTCGTGCCTGATGGTGCTGCTGGCGTTCCTGCTCAGCAAGAACAAGCCCGGCGAGGGAATGCCCAAGGGCGAGGCCGTTCACTGA
- a CDS encoding SRPBCC domain-containing protein gives MQRTDLLTTETTQVRWPERYLPAKADVFCHNEITIAASPETIWAWLIRAESWPDWYSNAAHIHFVSTSGPNLRNRSRIRWNTFGVRITSKVLEFEAPARLGWDCHGIGLNAYHAWVLTPQEDGTTHVLTEETQTGWLVRLGKMLMPTRKQRMHQMWLEGLKVRAEAGAPSGGARSATAILT, from the coding sequence ATGCAGAGGACCGATTTGCTAACGACTGAGACAACCCAGGTTCGCTGGCCCGAACGCTACCTTCCGGCGAAGGCCGACGTGTTCTGCCACAACGAGATCACCATCGCCGCGTCGCCCGAGACGATCTGGGCGTGGCTGATCCGCGCCGAAAGCTGGCCGGATTGGTACTCCAATGCGGCCCACATCCACTTTGTCTCCACCTCCGGCCCCAACCTGCGCAACCGCAGCCGCATCCGCTGGAACACCTTCGGCGTGCGCATCACGTCCAAGGTGCTGGAGTTTGAGGCCCCCGCACGGCTGGGCTGGGACTGCCACGGCATCGGCCTGAACGCCTATCATGCGTGGGTCCTGACCCCGCAGGAAGACGGCACGACGCACGTACTGACCGAGGAGACTCAGACCGGCTGGCTCGTCCGTCTGGGCAAGATGCTGATGCCCACACGCAAGCAGCGGATGCACCAGATGTGGCTGGAGGGCCTGAAGGTCCGGGCCGAAGCTGGAGCGCCCAGCGGCGGAGCACGATCCGCAACCGCCATTCTCACTTGA